From the genome of Kaistella daneshvariae, one region includes:
- a CDS encoding glycosyltransferase family 2 protein, which yields MRVLVVIVTYNAMRHDWIKKCLQSIEQSSIIPDVFIIDNNSTDETRSYIKAQSRHYILHESDQNLGFGKANNLGLEYALKYNCDYVFLINQDVYLERNTIETLLQLDYESYGIISPLQCDGQGSKIDEDFLEFLGPGRCKDFLSDGILGNFKDKIYPCDGLVDYLEQNENIDVVQYPSVRNYGTKEGYVFKPAPEVISGTEAFYNKWIVENKISWIIWDKVYRRAVFEDLRFQQMHFEDNYLVAELLTKIKNLAIVDYGLYFYYKREGSITNSPHTFVKERDLQKVNLKIYNQLKCLKNVDAAKVKMQEIVLNCCLSLYRSYHQEFLVFSKNDINVWFLLWSGIKPKQKLKLLLFKIFGPQLFEDSFGTVSVDRMPTMLELEYFGERQ from the coding sequence ATGCGTGTACTTGTAGTAATTGTTACTTATAATGCGATGCGCCACGACTGGATTAAAAAGTGTTTACAGTCGATTGAGCAAAGCAGCATTATCCCAGACGTTTTTATCATTGATAATAACTCAACTGATGAAACGCGTTCTTACATTAAGGCGCAGAGTAGACACTATATTCTGCATGAATCTGATCAAAATCTTGGTTTCGGAAAAGCAAATAATTTAGGGTTGGAATATGCACTGAAATACAATTGTGACTATGTTTTTCTCATTAACCAGGATGTTTATCTGGAAAGAAATACCATTGAAACTTTATTGCAACTTGATTATGAGTCCTACGGAATCATCAGTCCGTTGCAATGTGATGGGCAAGGCAGTAAAATTGACGAAGATTTTCTTGAATTTCTTGGGCCCGGGCGCTGCAAAGACTTTTTATCAGACGGCATTTTAGGAAACTTCAAGGATAAAATTTATCCCTGCGATGGCCTTGTCGATTATCTTGAACAAAACGAAAACATCGACGTAGTGCAGTATCCGAGCGTTAGAAATTACGGCACAAAAGAAGGATATGTTTTTAAACCGGCTCCGGAAGTTATTTCCGGTACTGAAGCTTTTTATAATAAGTGGATTGTAGAAAACAAAATTTCGTGGATTATTTGGGATAAAGTTTATCGGCGTGCAGTTTTTGAAGATCTGAGATTTCAGCAGATGCATTTTGAAGACAACTATTTAGTTGCAGAACTACTGACCAAAATTAAAAATTTAGCAATTGTAGACTATGGATTATATTTTTACTATAAGAGAGAGGGTTCAATAACCAATTCACCACACACTTTTGTGAAAGAGCGCGATTTGCAAAAGGTTAATCTGAAAATTTACAACCAGCTGAAATGCTTGAAAAATGTAGATGCAGCAAAAGTGAAAATGCAGGAAATCGTACTTAATTGCTGCCTGTCACTTTACCGGAGTTATCACCAGGAGTTTTTGGTATTTTCTAAAAATGATATCAATGTCTGGTTTTTACTTTGGAGCGGGATCAAACCTAAGCAAAAACTTAAACTATTATTATTTAAAATCTTCGGGCCTCAATTATTCGAGGATAGTTTTGGAACTGTTTCTGTCGACAGAATGCCTACCATGCTGGAGCTGGAATACTTTGGCGAACGGCAATAA
- a CDS encoding SDR family oxidoreductase, protein MKNYALVTGSADRIGKSVALHLASQGYSLLLHYNSSAEKAEKVKHEIETLGNGVKAELLQFNFLADHDFDEIFAALKAKNIILDILVNCASDFVPSDFKMVGSQLLEKEFNINFKNAYLLTKAFARVYESGNIINFIDTKVTKNSTVHLDYILSKKLLQEFTKISAVELAPNFRVNGIAPGLILPPEGKDEGYLWNLAKNIPLKKIGNLDEINKAVQFIIVSEFFTGQTLFIDGGEHLI, encoded by the coding sequence ATGAAAAATTATGCTTTAGTTACAGGAAGTGCTGACAGGATTGGGAAGTCTGTGGCTCTGCATCTTGCTTCGCAAGGCTACAGCCTGCTTCTACACTACAATTCCTCCGCGGAAAAAGCGGAAAAAGTCAAGCATGAAATTGAAACATTGGGTAATGGCGTTAAGGCGGAACTTCTTCAGTTTAATTTTCTGGCAGACCATGATTTTGACGAAATTTTCGCTGCTCTAAAGGCAAAAAATATCATTTTAGATATTCTCGTAAACTGCGCCTCTGACTTTGTTCCTTCAGATTTTAAAATGGTTGGCAGCCAACTTTTAGAGAAGGAATTCAACATTAATTTTAAAAATGCTTATCTTTTAACAAAGGCTTTTGCACGGGTTTACGAAAGCGGCAATATTATTAATTTTATCGATACTAAAGTCACCAAAAACAGCACCGTACACCTCGATTATATTTTAAGCAAAAAATTGCTGCAGGAATTCACCAAAATTTCCGCCGTGGAATTGGCGCCAAACTTTCGTGTTAACGGCATTGCGCCCGGCCTGATTTTGCCGCCCGAAGGTAAAGACGAAGGTTACCTGTGGAATCTCGCGAAGAATATCCCTTTGAAGAAAATCGGGAATTTAGACGAAATAAATAAAGCAGTTCAGTTTATCATAGTTAGCGAATTTTTTACCGGACAAACCTTATTCATCGACGGTGGTGAACATTTGATTTAA
- the folK gene encoding 2-amino-4-hydroxy-6-hydroxymethyldihydropteridine diphosphokinase: protein MSATYNTRLSTVKIENLRLRAFIGFMDWETKKLQDLVISFSFKYDAAAASESDDIQYAVDYKAITKDIIELVENKSYFLLETLAEKIYVQIQNAAAGLEDISVKIEKPNALRFADSVMVKIDGKDRYNTAIIALGSNINSEQNFSDALKLLQDCGFIMQRTEFLKTKPLKFESQPEFLNGAVLLRTKKSLSELKMHLKQIEALLGRVRTDNKNAPRTIDLDVTTYNGFVIDQEIQTFPFLLDFVRQLQPSIQFENRDLA from the coding sequence ATGAGTGCGACTTACAACACCAGGTTGTCCACGGTAAAAATCGAAAACTTGCGCTTGCGTGCATTTATCGGTTTTATGGACTGGGAAACCAAAAAATTGCAGGATTTGGTGATTTCTTTTTCTTTTAAATATGATGCCGCCGCCGCTTCTGAATCCGATGACATTCAGTACGCCGTGGATTACAAAGCGATAACTAAAGACATTATCGAACTTGTCGAAAATAAAAGTTACTTTTTGCTTGAGACTTTAGCGGAAAAAATATATGTTCAAATTCAGAACGCGGCCGCTGGTCTTGAAGATATTTCGGTAAAAATCGAAAAACCCAATGCCTTGCGTTTCGCCGATTCTGTAATGGTGAAAATCGATGGAAAAGACCGCTATAACACGGCAATTATTGCTTTAGGTTCGAATATCAATTCCGAGCAGAATTTTTCCGACGCGCTAAAATTGCTTCAGGATTGTGGTTTTATCATGCAGCGCACTGAATTTCTGAAGACAAAACCCCTGAAATTTGAATCGCAACCTGAGTTCTTAAATGGCGCCGTACTACTTCGGACCAAAAAAAGTCTATCAGAGCTGAAAATGCATCTTAAACAAATCGAAGCACTTTTGGGCAGAGTCCGCACCGATAATAAAAATGCGCCGCGCACTATCGATCTGGATGTCACTACTTACAACGGTTTTGTCATCGATCAAGAAATACAAACTTTTCCTTTTCTCCTGGATTTTGTGCGCCAGCTTCAACCTTCAATCCAATTTGAAAACAGAGATCTGGCCTAA
- a CDS encoding SulP family inorganic anion transporter codes for MKLALNLFDFSQKIDYRTEILAGLTVAMTMIPESLSFAILAGFPPLVGLYAAFIAGLITAVFGGRPGMVSGGAGATVIVLIALMRSHGLEYVFAAVALAGVIQILIGVFKFSKFIHLVPQPVMYGFVNGLAIIIFMSQLDQFKIISNETFTWLQGEALYIMLGLVALTIAIVVLFPKITKKVPASLVAIIVVFALVVIFGIDTKTVQDIASVEGGFPPFHIPNIPFNLEAFQVILPYSLIFAAVGLTEGLLTLNLVDEITGTRGNGNRECIAQGTSNIANGFFFGMGGCPMIAQTLVNLSAGSRARLSGIIAAVTILLIILFGAPVIGRLPMAALVGVMIMVALGTFEWASFRILNKMPKHDIFVGILVAVITVILHNLALAVLVGVIISALVFAWESAKRIRARSYFDAEGTKHYDIYGPLFFGSVMAFTEKFKINEDPQRVVINFKDSRVADMSAIEALNTLTKKYSAAGKEVYLQYLSADCVRVLGNAEAVIDVNIIKDPEYLVAVEK; via the coding sequence ATGAAATTAGCACTCAACCTTTTTGATTTCTCTCAAAAAATAGATTACCGAACCGAAATTTTAGCGGGTTTAACAGTCGCGATGACCATGATTCCAGAATCGCTTTCCTTTGCTATTTTAGCCGGTTTTCCCCCATTGGTCGGATTGTACGCAGCTTTCATCGCGGGATTAATCACCGCAGTTTTTGGTGGCCGACCAGGAATGGTTTCCGGCGGCGCTGGTGCAACGGTCATCGTGCTCATCGCACTCATGCGTTCCCACGGCTTGGAATATGTTTTTGCTGCTGTCGCTTTAGCGGGCGTCATTCAGATTTTAATCGGCGTTTTTAAATTCAGCAAGTTTATTCACCTCGTTCCGCAGCCTGTGATGTACGGCTTTGTTAATGGTTTGGCAATCATCATCTTCATGTCCCAGCTCGATCAGTTTAAAATCATTTCCAACGAAACTTTTACCTGGTTGCAAGGCGAAGCGTTATATATTATGCTGGGTTTGGTGGCTCTGACAATTGCTATTGTCGTTTTATTTCCAAAAATTACAAAGAAAGTTCCGGCGTCACTTGTTGCAATAATTGTGGTTTTTGCACTGGTCGTAATTTTCGGAATTGATACCAAAACGGTACAGGATATTGCCTCTGTTGAAGGCGGTTTTCCGCCGTTTCACATCCCGAATATTCCTTTTAACCTCGAAGCTTTTCAGGTGATTCTGCCCTACTCGCTTATATTTGCGGCAGTTGGACTCACGGAAGGACTTTTAACTCTAAATTTAGTCGACGAAATCACCGGTACACGCGGAAACGGAAACCGCGAATGTATCGCTCAGGGAACATCGAATATCGCGAACGGATTTTTCTTCGGCATGGGTGGCTGCCCGATGATTGCACAAACGCTCGTTAATCTGTCTGCAGGTTCTCGTGCCCGACTTTCCGGAATAATTGCCGCTGTTACCATTTTGCTCATCATTCTTTTCGGGGCGCCGGTAATCGGACGTTTGCCGATGGCAGCGCTTGTTGGTGTGATGATAATGGTCGCACTTGGAACTTTCGAATGGGCAAGTTTCCGGATTTTAAATAAAATGCCAAAACACGATATTTTTGTAGGAATTTTGGTTGCGGTGATCACCGTAATTTTGCACAATTTAGCGTTGGCGGTGCTTGTGGGTGTCATTATTTCCGCGCTGGTTTTTGCCTGGGAAAGTGCAAAAAGAATTCGTGCGCGCTCCTATTTCGATGCAGAAGGAACCAAACATTATGATATTTACGGACCACTTTTTTTCGGTTCGGTAATGGCTTTTACGGAAAAATTTAAAATTAATGAAGATCCGCAGCGCGTCGTCATCAATTTTAAAGATTCGCGCGTTGCGGATATGTCGGCAATTGAGGCGCTGAATACTTTAACCAAAAAATACAGCGCGGCGGGCAAGGAAGTTTATTTGCAATATCTTAGTGCAGATTGCGTACGCGTTTTAGGCAATGCGGAAGCGGTAATTGATGTAAATATTATTAAAGATCCTGAATATCTGGTCGCTGTAGAAAAGTAA
- a CDS encoding YegP family protein, translating into MGKFVISSRKNGAYHFNLKAGNGHVILSSESYKSKTACQNGIESVKKNAANTARFEKISAPNGKFYFTLKASNGQVLGTSEMYETLSGLENGIESVQTNSAKSTVVEE; encoded by the coding sequence ATGGGAAAATTCGTTATTTCGTCCAGAAAAAATGGTGCCTACCATTTTAATCTGAAGGCCGGAAACGGCCACGTCATTCTTTCCAGCGAAAGCTATAAATCTAAAACTGCCTGCCAAAACGGCATCGAATCGGTGAAGAAAAACGCCGCGAACACTGCGAGATTTGAAAAAATTTCCGCTCCGAACGGCAAATTTTATTTCACTTTGAAAGCGTCCAACGGACAGGTCTTGGGAACCAGCGAAATGTATGAAACACTAAGCGGGCTGGAAAACGGTATTGAATCAGTGCAAACCAACTCGGCCAAATCCACTGTTGTGGAAGAATAA
- a CDS encoding phosphohydrolase yields the protein MTKTEMLNKAIKIAQKAHKSQTDKFGTPYIGHVIRVMNSGKTYDEKIVGVLHDVIEDCPEITLDYLLAEGFPNHIVFAIECLTKSPPDMDYTEFVHQTEKSRLAVTVKMYDLEDNMDLKRFTQPLTERDMKRLNKYLTAYLYLKEKY from the coding sequence ATGACTAAAACCGAAATGCTGAATAAAGCCATAAAAATCGCACAGAAAGCCCACAAAAGCCAAACCGACAAGTTTGGAACGCCTTACATCGGGCATGTCATTCGTGTGATGAATTCCGGGAAAACATACGATGAGAAAATCGTCGGCGTTTTGCATGACGTGATTGAAGACTGCCCGGAAATTACGCTTGATTACCTTTTGGCAGAAGGTTTTCCAAACCATATTGTTTTCGCGATTGAATGTCTGACGAAATCGCCGCCCGATATGGATTATACCGAATTTGTACATCAAACCGAAAAATCACGCCTCGCGGTGACCGTGAAAATGTATGATCTGGAAGACAATATGGACCTGAAACGTTTTACGCAACCGCTTACCGAACGAGATATGAAAAGACTGAATAAATACCTCACTGCGTATCTTTACTTAAAAGAAAAATATTAA
- the rluF gene encoding 23S rRNA pseudouridine(2604) synthase RluF: MDSEKTRINKYLSEVGFCSRREADRLLEQGRITINGVVPELGTKVSDEDEIFVDGKSIRKTVEEHVYILLNKPVGIVCTTDTKRERDNIVEFVNHPKRIFPIGRLDKPSEGLIILTSDGDIVNKILRARNNHEKEYIVRVDKPITPKFLMQMRGGIPILGTMTNKCLVEQIDNLSFRIILTQGLNRQIRRMCEFCGYEVKKLKRIRIMNLKLDLPVGKWRDITPAEMAELERLLQDSDKSV, translated from the coding sequence ATGGATTCCGAAAAAACCAGAATAAATAAATACCTCTCCGAAGTTGGTTTTTGCTCGCGCCGCGAAGCAGACCGTCTTTTGGAGCAGGGCAGGATTACCATAAACGGTGTGGTTCCGGAACTCGGCACCAAAGTTTCCGACGAAGATGAGATTTTCGTTGATGGTAAATCCATCCGAAAAACCGTAGAAGAGCACGTTTATATTTTGCTCAACAAACCTGTGGGCATCGTTTGTACCACAGATACCAAACGCGAACGCGACAATATTGTAGAATTTGTCAACCATCCAAAAAGGATTTTCCCCATCGGCAGGCTAGATAAACCCAGCGAAGGTTTAATCATTTTAACCTCCGACGGCGATATTGTCAACAAAATCCTGCGTGCTCGCAACAATCACGAAAAAGAATATATCGTACGCGTTGACAAACCGATTACACCGAAATTTTTAATGCAGATGCGGGGCGGAATCCCGATTTTAGGTACCATGACGAACAAATGTTTGGTAGAACAAATCGATAATTTATCTTTCCGGATTATTTTGACACAGGGTTTAAACCGACAAATCCGCCGGATGTGCGAATTTTGCGGCTACGAAGTGAAAAAACTGAAACGCATCCGTATTATGAATCTCAAACTCGATCTTCCAGTGGGGAAATGGCGCGACATCACACCAGCTGAAATGGCGGAGCTGGAAAGACTTCTTCAAGATTCCGACAAATCCGTTTAA
- the truB gene encoding tRNA pseudouridine(55) synthase TruB: MTDTDFLEGQIILVDKPLDWTSFQAVNKLKYKLKSEFNLPKKFKIGHAGTLDPRATGLLIVCTGKFTKIIPEIQDAPKEYLAEIKIGVQTESYDTEKPEIFPQDISGITENHITETLAKFIGEIDQKPPVFSAIKIDGNRAYDLARKGKEVEMKSRKITINYIENIEIDLPFVRFTVGCSKGTYIRSLAHDIGQELGVGAYLTNLRRTKIGEYSIENASSEYLENDYSFQNF; encoded by the coding sequence ATGACTGATACCGATTTTTTAGAAGGCCAAATCATTCTCGTCGACAAACCGCTGGACTGGACGAGCTTTCAGGCGGTAAATAAACTGAAATATAAGCTGAAAAGCGAATTCAACCTTCCGAAAAAATTCAAAATCGGGCATGCAGGAACTTTAGATCCACGCGCTACAGGGCTTTTAATCGTCTGCACCGGAAAATTCACCAAAATAATCCCGGAAATTCAGGACGCGCCAAAAGAATATTTAGCAGAAATAAAAATCGGCGTACAAACCGAATCTTACGACACCGAAAAACCTGAAATTTTTCCTCAAGACATTTCCGGAATTACCGAAAATCACATTACCGAAACTTTAGCTAAATTTATCGGTGAAATCGACCAGAAACCGCCCGTTTTTTCCGCCATCAAAATTGATGGAAACCGCGCCTATGATTTAGCGCGCAAAGGAAAAGAAGTCGAAATGAAATCCCGAAAAATCACCATCAATTACATTGAAAATATTGAAATTGATTTACCGTTTGTTCGTTTCACGGTCGGTTGTTCCAAAGGAACTTATATTCGCAGTCTGGCCCACGATATCGGTCAGGAATTAGGCGTCGGCGCGTATCTGACCAATTTAAGACGAACCAAAATCGGTGAATATTCCATCGAAAACGCCAGCTCCGAATATTTGGAAAATGACTACAGTTTTCAGAACTTTTAA
- a CDS encoding undecaprenyl-diphosphate phosphatase, translated as MDLFKAILIAIIEGLTEFLPVSSTAHMIFTSSLFGIQEDEFVKMFQVSIQFGAILAVVFLYWKKFFDFKNLHFYFKLALAVIPALVLGKLFDDKIEAVLGDPVPIAIVLILGGVVLLFIDKLFKVHTVDDEKDISYKSALLIGFWQCLAMMPGTSRSAASIIGGMQQKLTRKAAAEFSFFLAVPTMLAVTVYSVFLKDWNHAGATQKGYELLMQGNNLMLFAVGNIVAFVVAVLAIKFFIGVLTKYGFKPWGWYRIIVGIALLIYFTQFQ; from the coding sequence ATGGATTTATTTAAAGCAATTCTTATTGCAATCATCGAAGGACTTACCGAATTTTTACCGGTTTCTTCCACCGCACACATGATTTTCACCAGTTCACTTTTTGGCATTCAGGAAGATGAGTTTGTAAAAATGTTCCAGGTTTCCATTCAGTTTGGGGCCATTCTCGCGGTGGTTTTTCTGTACTGGAAAAAGTTTTTCGATTTCAAAAACCTGCATTTTTATTTCAAACTGGCGCTTGCGGTCATTCCTGCGCTCGTTTTAGGGAAATTATTTGATGATAAGATCGAAGCCGTTCTTGGCGATCCGGTTCCTATCGCGATTGTGCTGATTTTAGGCGGTGTTGTCCTGCTTTTCATCGACAAACTTTTCAAGGTTCACACGGTGGACGATGAAAAAGACATTTCATACAAAAGCGCGCTGCTCATCGGGTTTTGGCAATGTCTGGCAATGATGCCCGGAACCAGCCGAAGCGCCGCCTCCATCATCGGTGGAATGCAGCAGAAACTTACCCGAAAAGCCGCTGCCGAATTTTCATTTTTCCTTGCCGTTCCTACAATGCTTGCGGTTACCGTGTATTCCGTCTTTTTAAAGGACTGGAACCACGCCGGAGCCACACAAAAAGGTTATGAGCTGCTGATGCAGGGCAACAATTTAATGCTCTTTGCGGTCGGTAATATTGTGGCGTTTGTAGTTGCGGTTTTGGCGATCAAATTTTTCATTGGCGTGCTTACAAAATACGGTTTCAAGCCTTGGGGCTGGTACCGCATCATCGTGGGCATCGCGTTGTTAATTTATTTTACGCAGTTTCAGTAG
- a CDS encoding DUF3098 domain-containing protein: MSKKYRNNAEKISTDPANEKSGFYFGRENYKWMLIGLALILLGFLLMMGADANTVDGKYDPNAWNDSIFSIRRIRIAPLLVVAGFAVEVYAILKRNKA; encoded by the coding sequence ATGAGCAAAAAATACCGAAATAACGCCGAAAAAATCTCTACTGATCCCGCGAACGAAAAAAGCGGCTTCTATTTCGGGCGCGAAAATTACAAATGGATGCTCATCGGGCTCGCTTTAATTTTACTAGGATTTCTACTGATGATGGGCGCCGACGCGAACACGGTAGATGGAAAATATGACCCGAATGCCTGGAATGATTCTATTTTCTCCATTCGCCGCATCCGCATTGCACCGCTTTTGGTTGTTGCTGGTTTCGCGGTAGAAGTCTACGCAATTCTCAAAAGAAATAAGGCGTAA
- a CDS encoding cell division protein FtsX, producing the protein MAKTVEDFNKRRLRSSNITVVISIALVLFLLGLMGLILINAQKYSDYIKEQLVVNAYFDENYDVKDSAKIMKLEQEAFQKIQTLAPVKRATYISREMAAEEARKSMGIESSALFEENIFPSSVEVALKPEYVDPAKINEAITQIKSTKGITDVKNNSTLMVEVYNNLNNILKWILGFSVLFLILAVVLINNSIRLKIFSKRFIIKTMQLVGAKRRFILKPFIKEAIILGVIGAVLGLAVLFGAWYYFITQIGTPFAQDNNQLIILVVCIFFGGILITVLSTIFATWRFLRSNVDDLYYS; encoded by the coding sequence ATGGCTAAGACAGTTGAGGATTTTAACAAGAGACGACTTCGCTCCAGTAATATTACCGTAGTAATCAGTATCGCGCTGGTTTTATTTTTACTGGGTTTAATGGGGCTTATTTTGATCAACGCTCAAAAGTATTCCGATTATATTAAAGAGCAATTGGTGGTTAATGCTTACTTCGATGAAAATTACGATGTAAAGGATTCCGCCAAAATTATGAAACTCGAGCAGGAAGCTTTTCAAAAAATTCAGACTTTAGCACCCGTAAAAAGGGCGACCTACATCTCGCGCGAAATGGCCGCGGAAGAAGCCCGAAAAAGTATGGGAATTGAAAGCAGCGCACTTTTCGAGGAAAATATTTTCCCGTCTTCGGTGGAAGTTGCTTTAAAACCTGAATATGTAGATCCCGCAAAAATTAATGAAGCGATTACCCAGATAAAATCTACCAAAGGCATCACCGATGTTAAAAATAACAGCACGCTGATGGTGGAAGTTTACAACAACCTGAACAATATTTTAAAATGGATTTTAGGATTTTCAGTGCTGTTTTTAATCCTCGCAGTGGTGCTTATTAACAACTCCATCCGCCTGAAAATTTTCTCTAAAAGATTCATTATCAAAACCATGCAGCTCGTTGGGGCAAAACGCCGTTTCATCCTGAAGCCGTTTATCAAAGAAGCCATTATTTTGGGTGTAATCGGTGCGGTGCTCGGCTTGGCGGTTTTGTTTGGCGCGTGGTATTATTTCATTACACAAATCGGGACACCTTTTGCGCAGGACAATAATCAGCTGATTATCTTAGTCGTTTGCATCTTTTTTGGCGGTATTTTAATTACAGTATTAAGCACTATTTTTGCAACCTGGAGATTCTTACGTTCTAATGTTGATGACCTTTATTATTCTTAA